A single window of Hemiscyllium ocellatum isolate sHemOce1 chromosome 27 unlocalized genomic scaffold, sHemOce1.pat.X.cur. SUPER_27_unloc_41, whole genome shotgun sequence DNA harbors:
- the LOC132808325 gene encoding zinc finger protein 239-like, with translation MEKPWKCGDCGKGFRVPSALETHRRSHTREKPFSCPECGKAFSDSSALLRHRRVHTGERPFSCPECRKSFSDSSARLRHLRVHTGERPFSCLKCGKAFNDSSALIRHQRLHTGERPFRCPDCGKVFTRSSHLVIHRRVHTGEKPFPCPKCGKAFSDSSDLLAHRRVHTGERPFTCSVCGKCFTRSSDLLKHQRVHTGERPYSCSECGKGFTQASHLLTHRWVHTGERPFTCLECGKGFAVSSSLLTHQRVHTGERPFACPECGQRFTMSCSLNKHQRRHQCSQQSDSAGNAAEGHPQD, from the coding sequence atggagaaaccatggaagtgtggcgactgcggGAAAGGTttccgtgtcccgtctgccctggagacacatcggcgcagtcacaccagggagaagccattctcctgtcctgagtgcgggaaggccttcagtgattcctctgccctgctgaggcaccggcgagtgcacacaggggagaggcccttcagctgccctgagtgcaggaagagcttcagcgattcctccgccCGGCTGAGGCACTTGCGGgtgcacacaggggagaggcccttcagctgcctcaagtgtgggaaggccttcaacgATTCCTCCGCCCTGATAAGGCACCAGCGGctgcacacaggggagaggcccttccgcTGCCCCGATTGTGGGAAGGTGTTCACTCGCTCCTCCCACCTCGTGAttcaccggcgggtccacaccggtgAGAAGCCCTTCCCCTGCCCCaaatgtgggaaggccttcagcgattcctctgacctgctggcccaccggcgggtccacaccggcgagaggccattcacctgctctgtctgCGGGAAGTGCTTCACACGCTCTtctgacctgctgaagcaccagcgtgtccacactggggaaaggccCTACAGCTGctctgagtgcgggaagggctttactCAGGCATCCCACCTGCTGACACACCggtgggtccacactggggagaggccgttcacctgcctcgagtgcgggaagggctttgctGTCTCCTCCAGTCTACTgacgcaccagcgggtccacactggggagaggccgtttgcctgccctgagtgtgggcaGAGGTTCACAATGTCCTGCAGTTTGAACAAGCACCAGCGGAGGCACCAATGCTCCCAACAATCAGATTCTGCCGGTAACGCTGCTGAGGGTCACCCCCAGGACTGA